A single genomic interval of Celeribacter indicus harbors:
- a CDS encoding hydantoinase/oxoprolinase family protein — translation MPLDKKNSRSVQVLGIDAGGTMTDTFFVDADGEFVVGKAQSTPDNEARGLIESSREGLERWGLSLEEALGSIQTGVYSGTAMLNRVVQRKGLRTGLIVNAGMEDFHRMGRACQAYLGMAYEDRIHLNTHYYDDPLVPRHLTRGVMERVDMFGDVVIPLREDTARQAARELIAQDVEGIVISLLHSYKNPAHERRVRDIVAEEIEAAGRTIPVFASTDYYPVRKETHRTNTTVLEAFAAEPSRQTLKKISTAFKENGSKFDFRVMATHGGTISWKAKELARTIVSGPIGGVIGAKYLGEVLGYRNIACSDIGGTSFDVALITQGELTIHNDPDMARLVLSLPLVGLDSVGAGAGSFIRLDPYTKAIKLGPDSAGYRVGVCWAESGIDTVTISDCHVILGYLNPDNFLGGQVKLDRQRAYDAMKEQIADPLGLTVEEAAAGVIELLDSELRDYLRSMISGKGYSPSSFTCFSYGGAGPVHTYGYTEGLGFEDVIVPAWAAGFSAFGCAAADFEYRYDKSLDVNIAEDASEDAKEIEAKTLNEAWHELAERVLEEFELNGYSREQVRLQPGYRMQYRGQLNDLEIESPIETAKTAADWDRLVDAFNDTYGRVYAASARSPELGYSITGAIMRGTVPIPKPNIPKEEEGSPTPAEEARLGTRKFYRKGKWVDAQLYQMESLTPGNRITGPAIIESDATTFVVPGGFETWLDGHRLFHLKEV, via the coding sequence GTGCCACTGGACAAGAAAAACAGCCGTTCCGTGCAGGTGCTTGGCATCGACGCGGGCGGAACCATGACCGACACTTTCTTCGTCGATGCCGACGGGGAATTCGTCGTCGGCAAGGCGCAGTCGACGCCGGACAACGAAGCGCGCGGGTTGATCGAATCGAGCCGTGAAGGATTGGAGCGCTGGGGCCTGTCGCTCGAGGAGGCGCTCGGCTCGATCCAGACCGGGGTCTATTCCGGCACGGCGATGCTCAACCGCGTGGTGCAGCGCAAGGGCCTCAGGACCGGGCTGATCGTCAATGCGGGGATGGAGGATTTCCACCGCATGGGCCGTGCCTGTCAGGCCTATCTGGGCATGGCCTATGAGGACCGCATCCACCTCAACACCCATTATTACGACGATCCGCTGGTGCCCCGTCACCTGACGCGCGGGGTGATGGAGCGGGTGGACATGTTCGGCGACGTGGTCATCCCGCTGCGCGAGGACACCGCGCGGCAGGCGGCGCGGGAGCTGATCGCGCAGGATGTCGAGGGGATCGTGATCTCGCTCCTGCACAGCTACAAGAACCCCGCGCATGAGCGCCGGGTGCGCGACATCGTGGCCGAGGAGATCGAGGCCGCGGGCAGGACGATCCCGGTTTTCGCCTCGACCGACTATTATCCGGTGCGCAAGGAAACCCACCGCACCAACACCACCGTGCTCGAGGCCTTCGCGGCCGAGCCGTCGCGCCAGACGCTGAAGAAGATCTCGACCGCCTTCAAGGAGAACGGTTCGAAATTCGATTTCCGCGTGATGGCCACCCATGGCGGCACGATCTCGTGGAAGGCCAAGGAACTCGCGCGGACCATCGTGTCGGGCCCCATCGGCGGCGTGATCGGGGCGAAGTACCTCGGCGAGGTGCTGGGCTACAGGAATATCGCCTGTTCCGACATCGGCGGCACCTCCTTTGACGTGGCGCTGATCACGCAGGGGGAGCTCACGATCCACAACGACCCGGACATGGCGCGGCTCGTGCTGTCGCTGCCGCTCGTCGGGCTCGACTCGGTCGGGGCGGGCGCGGGCTCGTTCATCCGCCTCGATCCCTATACCAAGGCGATCAAGCTCGGGCCGGATTCCGCGGGCTATCGCGTCGGCGTGTGCTGGGCCGAGAGCGGCATCGACACGGTGACAATCTCCGACTGCCACGTCATCCTCGGTTACCTGAACCCGGACAATTTCCTCGGCGGGCAGGTGAAGCTCGACCGGCAGCGCGCCTATGACGCGATGAAGGAGCAGATCGCCGATCCGCTCGGCCTTACGGTCGAGGAAGCGGCGGCCGGGGTGATCGAGCTGCTCGACAGCGAGCTGCGCGACTACCTGCGCTCGATGATCTCGGGCAAGGGCTATTCGCCCTCCTCGTTCACCTGCTTCAGCTACGGCGGCGCGGGGCCGGTCCATACCTATGGCTATACCGAGGGGCTCGGCTTCGAGGACGTGATCGTGCCGGCCTGGGCCGCAGGCTTCTCGGCCTTCGGCTGCGCGGCGGCGGATTTCGAATACCGCTACGACAAGTCGCTCGACGTGAACATCGCGGAGGACGCCTCGGAGGACGCCAAGGAGATCGAGGCGAAGACCCTCAATGAGGCCTGGCACGAGCTGGCCGAGCGCGTGCTCGAGGAGTTCGAGCTGAACGGCTATTCGCGCGAACAGGTGCGGCTGCAACCCGGCTACCGGATGCAGTATCGCGGCCAGCTCAACGATCTGGAGATCGAGAGCCCGATCGAAACGGCAAAGACCGCGGCGGACTGGGATCGGCTCGTCGACGCGTTCAACGACACCTATGGCCGGGTCTATGCCGCCTCAGCACGCTCGCCGGAGCTGGGCTATTCGATCACGGGTGCGATCATGCGCGGCACGGTGCCGATCCCCAAGCCCAACATTCCCAAGGAAGAAGAGGGCAGCCCGACACCGGCCGAGGAGGCGCGGCTGGGCACCCGCAAGTTCTACCGCAAGGGCAAATGGGTCGATGCGCAGCTCTACCAGATGGAGAGCCTGACGCCCGGCAACCGCATCACCGGTCCGGCCATCATCGAATCCGACGCCACCACCTTCGTCGTGCCGGGCGGGTTCGAAACCTGGCTCGACGGTCACCGGCTGTTCCACCTGAAAGAAGTGTAA